The genomic DNA CAGGTAGTGTTTTCCCTGACAGAGTTATCCAGTAAAGTCAGCTTTACTTATCAAGTCGAGCATAGTCACCATTACTGAACGTAATGAACCAGTGGACTGAGCTTAAACCCCAGGACCAATATCGATAGAAACTTCTGAAATGTGCACTGATTGAAGGACCACAGGTACTTAGAGAAATCAGTTACCAAACCACAGGTTTCAATGTGCAGTAACACAagcaaaaaaggtaaagaaaacagttgttaatgtatttattatacagAGGAGAGCAAATTCACTCAAGTATGACAGCAAATCCAGAAGCATGGAAGGGAATGATTGATCAAAGCATgtataaaaatagtattaaagtACTTAGTATCTATTTTTGTTACAGATACCTTTCTGAGAAACATTCAGCACTAACGGTGACTTGTAACCGTCTGGCCCCAAAGTATCTGGTTGCAAAAGAGAGCTCGGGCAGGAGGAAAAAGGCCACTCTTCAAGCACCATGTCGGGAACTCTGCGGACACTGCCTTCCCACGCCTTGGCTGCAGGCGTGGGAAGAAGTCCACCAACATTGCATACACCCAGTCAGTACGCACATATCCACGTCAGTACGCACACACGTTGTACCAGGCCTTTCCTGCGCATGCCCGTTGTTAAGAAAGACCGTTGCTGAGCATGCGCCCTGCTGCCCACGCGTCCTGTGAGCAGAGCCGAGGAAGAAGCGGTGGTGTGGACGGTTTCGTGATCTTTCTGGCTGCCTGCCCTCAACCGGTAGGTCCACAAATCAGTCCTTCCAGGACTTTAAGTGTGAGTGACTGTGAGGAGAGTGCCAGTGGGCCTCGGGCGGGTCGGGACGGTAGATCTGTGGCCTCGGAGGAGGAAGTTGCTAGGAGTTAGCGTTCTTCTCCTCACGGGCGTCGCGGCCGCCATGGCCCTCGTCCTCGTGGTGGTGGGACGGGGACAAGTGAGGACAGCTGGCGGCCGAGGACGGGGGAGATGAAGACAGGGTGGGTCTTGGGGGGCGTTCTTTGAGGTATCTGAGTCCTGCAAGCACCTGGAACTGCCGGCGGAGCACTGAAGCCAGAGTGAGTCCTCAGTGGGACCCTGGGTGGGAGGCGGGCCAGGCGGTACAGAACAGGTCTGGAAGGGGCGCctgtgggcgggggtgggggtgggggtgggggagggggtgcggtcAGTAGGCAAAGTGGCTGGCTGATGCtggatctcaggtcaggtctagatctcagggtggtgagttcgagccccacctgggcTCCGGGATGGccgtgaagtctacttaaaacaaaaaccaaaaaacggTGTGTGGGGCTGGAAACGGGGAACGATGTGGGGTTGGAGCTGCGTCCCGGAGATTTGTATCGCACTGTGCAGGGTGTCAAGGGAGGAGCCGGCTCACTGGTCAATATCGAAACTAGACACCTTGAGCCCTTGTAGTGGGAAGACAGCCATAGGCAGTACGCAAACGATTAAGACTTCTCTGTGTTCCAAGGAAACCTTATTTAAGAGGGTAAAATGGGCCCAGTAACTGGGAATGTGAAAACAATGGCGACTCAGGTTTAAATATCCAGCATTGTTTTCTCACATGCCTTTATGATGGGGAATCTAGCTGTGAAACTAAGCCTCGCGTTTTCTCCTGTCCTTAAGGTGATTTGACTGCCAGTTTGGCCGATGTGAATGATCTTGCAGCCCGTTTATTTGGTGTGACCACAGCATGTACACTATCCTTACGCAAGGttgattttgaaagtattttcaaagtaaaaaaaaaattaaaatgttatgccTTGGAGGTGGTGTACCTAGCCTTTAGAATACATTTTCCAAATCCTGATATTCTACTTTCAGGGTGAAAAATGAGTGGGCGTGTGAGAACAAGATCTAAATCTAAACAAAGAAAGGATGATGGCAAGGCTAACCAGCCAGCTGCACCTGTGGCTGTGAGTACTTCAGCAATTGATGTTCTATACcatcagtttatttctctgaaaatgttgTTGAACTACAAATGTACAGATACAGTGATAAAAGTTTCTttgctgggaaggggcagaaaacatTGAACTAGAAGGATTCCATACTTGTGTTCCCTGGGTAAATATACCCTATGACTCCTTTGTCATGCTTACTAACAACGAGTTGTACGTATCCATCCCAGCATAGTTTAAAATAGCCTCCAAAGTGCTTGTGGGTACCTCTTCTGGGTAGCCACTCTGTGGGAAGAgtaactcttttttaatttaaattttacttagcgtacagtgcaatattggcttcaggagtagacttcagtgattcatcacttacgtacaacacccagcgctcatcacaagtgccctccttatcaCCTGTCACCCATCTGtgccatcctccacccacctacctccatcaagcctcactttgttctctatccttaagagtctcttgtgatttgtttccccctctcctttatttttacttcccttcccatatgttcctctgttttattattaaattccacatatgagtgaaatcatagggtactTGCTTTCCtctgattgacttctttcacttagcataatacattctagcccCATccccattgttgcaaatggcaagattttaataCCTTtggatgactaatattccattatatgtatgtgtgtataaatggcCATATAACTTTTAGGAATACAAtatagaattatattttataagtgtttttatgcttatttattatttgacatCAAATGCGTAACATAGGTTTATATTATTGGCATGCATTAATGCAATTTTttgtttacacacacacgcacaccctagGCCCAGCAGCCCAGTGATGAGCAACCTCAACAAAAGGAGGCACCCACTGAGTGTCAGGATATTATGCCGGAGCGAGAGAAAGCAGTTGAAGAAGCACCTCTGGATGAAggtgaagggaaagggaaaaagaatgttTATGGGGGCACAGGGTATATTTTTGCATCACGCATTATGACGTaacaggacaaaacaaaaccttagaaGAGAATCTCAGCCATTTCctgaaaattgtttcaaaatgtgAATAGAGTTTTCAGCTGTATTCACTCTAAtgaatttcccctttttctccaaGATTTAATCTGCTTGAACATGCAGTCTGTTCTAAAGCAGAGGAAACTGTTTACtacaaaagtatacattttttcaCTAGTTGAATTTGTTCTTCTTAGAACATTTTTGCGTGGCCTTTTCCTTCCCTGCATCAAAAGTGTAAGCTGGTTTTAACAGTGTGTGCAGAGTGCCGAGACAGCATATCTTATTACATCAGGAATAAAGAAGATTTGCATAGGGATGGtagcctcattttataaataagaaaactaaggttcaGGGATTGTGGCTTGCCAAAGACTGCTTGACACATGGAGACATAACTCATATTTCATTACACGGTTTTTGTACTTCCTACCATCTGTGTTGTTATACCAAAATGTGAATGCTTTTGTATAAAATGCTTAATACTCAAATGTGTCTGTACTGTAAAATAGCGTAGTACAGGCACAGGAATAAATGAAGTTCAGTGGAGCAAGAGATAGACTCCAGAAAAAGGCTCAAGGAATGAGAGCcaccatttcctttccttaatcATTTGATATGGTACATTTGGGAAACGCTGTATAATTTGGGAGACTGGCATATAGGTAAACTATATTAGTGTGATTTTTAAGTGGCTTTAGGAGGTGTTTAACAACTTATGATTAGGAAAATCAAAAGTATCTTAAAATGATCATGAAACGGAAATTACCAGCTTCCAAAGAAAGTATTTTCATCAGATACTTGTATGGAATTATTGACATCATTCAGGCCATGGATTATTTTAGGAATTCGCTGGTAAGAGGTTTCTACAATAGGACTGATGACAAAGTCCATTAATTTCTTTCCACCCTGCTCCCTTTATTCTCACTGTAAGACAGAAGTTTGACTATAAGTCACTaatattttgctgttatttttgaTACTTGGTTCTCTGCATGATTCATTTATCATAAGTTATAGAGAGAGACTTTGCCCCTAAATCTAACTAGTTAAATTTCACAAAATAGCTTTCAGGTTGCTCCAATAGGAGATGTATGTCACTAGTGTAGGATTTGTCATAGGCCCACAAATGCACTCAGCTAATTGTTCAGGaaattaaattttgattttcattaaaaTCCTATCCAtggtgcagggtgcctgggtggttcactcagtcAGGTGTCACACTCtagattttgcctcaggtcatgatatcggggttcgtgagcttgagccccgcatccagctgtGCACTaggagtgcagagcctgtttgtgatactcttctgtctccctctgtgtgcccctcccctgatcattctctctctaaataaataaataaacttaaaaaaaaaccctgtgcaTGGTGTACATTTTAGATTTCTTAGCTGATGCTCTCTATTCTTAGTACACTGTGGTAATATAATGCAAATGTACATTTAGTGTGGTTTCTCTTTAAATTGTTATTTGAAGTAAGGTTTCatattacagaaaaacaaagatgggaAGTCCGTCTTTCCATCGCTTTTTTTGTTACCCTAAGTCTACAGGCTTGTATTTCATATAATGGCAAGAATACATATTAtcacttctttctttatattttatgtttactcCTTAagttgattatctttttttttttttttttttttttttggtaagaccCTGACCTGGAATCTGGTATCCAGGAACTGCCTGTGCCAAAGACTGGGGGCAAAAGTGAAGATGACAGTGATGTGAAGGGGGCGGATGTCCCAACACTGGAGCCCATGAAGATGCCTGAAGCAGATATGTTATCCATTGAGAATGAAAAGTATGCAGATATTTTCCTGAATATTATATCTTTACTTATGTAGATATGACTTTATTGATACTTTAATGACAGAGTTTACACATAAAGGTAACTTTCATAAGTAGTTCAGACCCTAATTTCCTGACTACCTGACTTATACCCTATCAGATGTAGACTTAAATTGGGTCAGAGccttcttaaataataaaaaatgaaaccatttccttttttataaagtgtaaatactggggcgcctgggtggctcagtcagttaagcatctgactcttaatttggctcaggtcatggactcacagtttgtgagattgagccccacgttgggctctgtgcggacagcatggagcctgcttgggactctctctcttcctctctctctgtccctctcccatttgtgctgtctctctctctcactctctcaaaataaggaaataaactttaaaaaataaataaaatacactgtaAATACTTTAACCGATGGCTACTTAAATTCAGAATCTTCtatgatttcctctttttaaaaccacaaaatgcATGTGGAGTAAATACCAGTTTGTATGAAATATGCTGAGGCACTGAAGTAGGTTCTAATACCAGCTCTAACATAAGTTGTGTGATTCTGGGAGAATCCCTTCACTTCTGAATGCATCTTGGCTCATATATTTAGTGATTTCAAACCAGATATATTGCAGTCagtttttattgctgatttttgtattctgtggTTCTATTGGATAATATACATGGAATACACAAATCTTCCATTTTGTATGATTTATTTGTCATCAGATAACATCTTTGGGCAAATTTTAACATCTGAGTTGAGATTTCATTGCTACTGAGAACAAGAAAACACACTGCTTGATGTTGGTTTTTCTCTATGGAGACCTGGATACCTGTTCTTAAATTTTGTCAGACTCTAAATTATTGTGGCTCTTACGAAACACGTGCCTTTTGAAACCTTTCCCCAATGAAGGCTCAAATGACTGAGTGATAAAATGGCAAGAGATAGTCTAGTTTCTAGTTTCTGTGGCACATCAAATAGGGAGAGTGcatgggtgttacatgtaagcgatgaatccctaaattctactcctgaaaccagtatgacactagatgttaactaacttgaatctaaacataaagataaaaaaatgaaactaccttTCAATaggttcatttcattttatctgttcTGAACctgaagtgtttttttcttttcttgtacctGTAGAAAGTGTGGTGTGTTCCAAAAATGTTGGTAAAGCATATGCTTGGAATtctatcttataaaataaaaactatagtgTCCTCTGTATATCattaatttaatgtaaataaattctGCTGAGTAATGTTTCCaactctgtgtctgtcttacaGGTGAAGGACAACCGAAAGTGTAAGCAAGAAGAAGCTGAAACCATGCAAACTGCTCTCATGTAGGAAGGACACTTCACTGTTAAAAATCCCTCAATAAAATCTTACAACTTTCTCCAAAGACTCTTTCAAACCTTTGTTAAACTTACTCTAAGTATTAGATGCTATTGAAAATTGtgtcattttttgaaattttatattctgattGAGCTGGTAAGTGCAGATATATCTGTACATCGATACTCTCTCCAGAAGCCTTGCTACATAGGATTTAATGCCAGAGGTGTATATCAACATCCATTATGAGCTTCAACGTACACAATTCTATCATCTTTGAATACTAACAGTTTGTTCCTGCTGTTTTAAACATTATCCCCcctctttgctttcttatttcaCAATATTGGACAGACCCACCCAGTACAGTGTTGGAAAGTATTGGTAAataatggacatccttgtcttacttCTGATAGGAATTAGAAAATTTTCAGCATTTGACTATATTTACTGTGACATAAAAGATGTTCCATTCTTAGGTTAGTTTCCTAACAACATTTCTATTGAATATATGTTGACTTTCATCAAACACTTGTAGAACGTTTATTGAGATGATTGTAGCAGTTTTCTTCCATGAATCTGTTAACGTAATGAGTTTCATACATATTttcctatgtttaattttttttaatgtttatttagttttgagagagagagagagagagagcgtcaGCCGAGAAGTTGCAGGGAcacagtgagacacagaatctgaagcaggctccaggctctgagctgtcagcacagagtctgacgtggggttcaaacccacaaaccgtgagatcgtgacctgagttgaagtctggcgcttaaccgactgaaccacttaGGCGCCCTAATATTTTCCTATGTTTAAATCAACCATACGCTACTGGGAGGGAATGTTCATGATCTATGATCTTTCTGAATAACCTACATCATATTAATTAGGTTAGAATTTGTATTAATATCTTCATGAGTGACATTAACATCTACTTTTATTTCGTATACACTCTTGGATTTTAGTATCAAGGAtatactggcttcataaaatttATTGGTATGTAAGACCTCTTTTTCTATCCTCTGGCTCTGAAGACCCTGAAAGGCTGTGAGTAATGTTGGACTAGAGTTTCCCATGTTCAGCTGTCTCTGGATTGCATCTTTCTTGGAAATTGGACCCTACCTAAATGGCGGGGAACCTCCAGATCCGCATCATTTCAAATTTGGTGAGGTGCCCATCTTCCCTGCAAGATGCCTCTAATGATGCCATCACTCCGAAAGCTACCTCCTCCAGTTTCTACGCTGTTATTAATCTTCTATTCCCAGAAAGTTAAAAGTCATGGCTCTGTTAACTAGATAATTTTGATCTGTGCTCTATAATTGTGAATAGCTGGCCATCCACTGATTGTGTGCACTTAGGACAATAGAtccatttattgagtttttaaagaatgagttaCTATAAAAACTCCTCTATTGATAGCATGTATACTATATGTCAGTGTCTTCTTCCTCCTAGGTTCCGTACATGTATaacttcatttaatcttcacaaaaaggTGTGTCAGAGTGTATCCACAACTTACTTTTGACTCTAATAAGCAGTAGATTTCTGGATTCAGTTCTAAGAAGCCCTTGGTCATCCTCAAAGTAAATACATCTGGAAATGTTGGCCAGGAAAACTGATGGTGTACATGATGACGATACTGGCAATCTGAcgttttcataaaaatttatagtaattttataatgtttgaCATGAAGGGCTTTGTCCTTTTGAAGGAAAGGTTTCACAAAATGTGGCACACAGACTTCACATGGTTTTCCAGATGATTTcattgatacaaaaaaaaaaaaacatttaaaattttaaaataagagcatACTTATTTTACTGTGCTGTAATATAATAACTACAACACCAAAGCTATTTGGAACAGTTTATCCAAAGTCAAAGAATGATGTCACAGGCCCCATggcaaaaaaaaacacagatctGCAAAACTTCTTTCTTCAAAAGTTATTTAATGGCAGGGAtattagccattcttacaggtgtgaggtgatatctcattatagttttgtattttgtatttgtatagaCTTGTAtttgacgagtgatgttgagcgtcttttcgtgtgtctgttggcaattTGGAGGTCTTCTTtacaaaagtgtctattcatgtcttctgcccatgttttaaattgggttatatgtttttttgggtgttgagttttataaattctttctatattttggatactaacccattatcagaaatgtcattggcaaatatcttctcccattctgtaggttgccttttagttttgttaatggtttccttccctgtgcagaaggtgtttattttgatgaagtcccagtggtttatttttgcttttgtttcccttgcctcaggagacataatctagaaagaagttgctacagcagatgtcaaagaggttactgcctgtgttctcctctaggatgttGATGGTTtggggtctcacatttaggcctttgatccattttgaattaatttttttaatttatttaaatacaagctagataacatacagtatagtcttggcttcaggagtagaacccagtgattcatctccccCATGtgacagccagtgctcatcctgagaagtgccctccttaatgcccatcacccatttaacccatcctcccacccacccacccctccagcaaccctgtttattctctgtatttaagagtccctatggtttgcctccctctctgtttgcatttcatttttgtgtatggtgtaagaaactggtccagtttcattcttctgcatgctgttGTCCAGCTTTCCTAACCATTTGTTAAGGAGCCTGTCTTTTTCCttgtggatattctttcctgccttatcaaaaatgaattgaccatatatttgtgggttccTTTGTGACCATATATTCGTGGGTATTttattccgttccattgatctatgtgtctattttggtggcagtaccatactgttttgatcactacagctttgtgatacaatTTTATGTCCCAAAtagtgatgcctccaggtttgctttgctttttcaaggttgctttggctattctgggtcttttgtggctccctACCAGTTTTAGGTCTGTGACAAATGCTGGCAGTATGTCGATAGGGATcgcattaaatacattttcccagggtgtctgggtggcacagtcagttgagcatctcacttcggctcaggtcacgatcttacactccgtgagttcgagccccgcatcaggctctgtgctgacagctcagagcttggagcctgcttcggattctgtgtctccctcactctctgcccctcccctgctcatgctctgtctctctctgtctcaaaaataaataaaaacattaaaaaaattaattagaatacGTTTTCCAAATCCTGATATTCTACTTTCAGGGTGAAGTATGAGTGGATGTGTAAGATCAAGATCTAAGTCTAAACAAAGAAAAGGTGATCGAGAGTCTAACCAGCCAGCTGCACCTATGGCTGTGAGTACTTTggtatttgatattttctataccatcagtttatttctctgaaaatgttgTTGAACTACAAACATACAGATACAGCGATAAAAGTTTCTTTGCTGATAAGGGATGGGAAACATTGAACCAGAAGGATTACATACTTGTGTTCCCTGTGGAAATATACCCTATGACTCCTTTGTTATGCTTATTAACAACAGGATATACATATCTATCCC from Leopardus geoffroyi isolate Oge1 chromosome X, O.geoffroyi_Oge1_pat1.0, whole genome shotgun sequence includes the following:
- the LOC123594197 gene encoding P antigen family member 3-like, with translation MSGRVRTRSKSKQRKDDGKANQPAAPVAAQQPSDEQPQQKEAPTECQDIMPEREKAVEEAPLDEDPDLESGIQELPVPKTGGKSEDDSDVKGADVPTLEPMKMPEADMLSIENEK